ACGCGAGCAAATGGGAGAATTCGCCCGTCGAAAAGCCAGTGCAGAATATGGTCTAGCTACAATGGTGCAAAAATATAATATCTTATATGAGGCGCTCATTTCACAAGACAAGGCTGGCAAGTGAAAATCATCCTCTTCGCTAACACAGACTGGTATTTATACAATTTCCGTCTGGAGCTTGCAAAAGAACTACGTAACCAGGGGCATGAAGTAATTCTACTTTCCCCGCCTGGTGATTTCCACGAACGGTTAAAAGCCCGGGGCTTTTCCTGGATTTCTTTTCCGCTCTCAAGACAGGGGACCAACCCATTTAAGAATTAAGAACCCTATACCATTTGATACGGGTATACCAACAAGTCGGTCCCCATATCGTCCATCACTTTACGATCAAGCCGGTAATTTATGGCTCCATTGCCGCACATGTTATGAAGATACCCGGCATTATCAATTCGATTACAGGTCTTGGACATCTTTTTATTGATTCAAGCCTCGTCGCTCGCACCTTACTTTGGCTCGCCAAATGGCTCTACCGATTTAGCCTGCGCCGCACCCAGGTAATATTTGAAAACCCGGAAGATCGCAAGGTCTTTATTCAAAACAAATTCATCAAACCAGAGCAGTCCCATCTCATCCCAGGCACAGGCGTGGATGTGGACAGGTTTCAGCCCACTAAAAAAACAAGCGAAATCCCTCTCGTCCTTTTTTCAAGCCGGCTTCTCGCAACAAAGGGACTGGGGGAATTTATAGATGCGGTCCGCAATCTAAAACAAAAGGGCATCCAGGCCCGCTTTGCTATTGCAGGGACAGTTGACCCCGGCAACCCTGCCTCAATCCAGCAGGGACAACTTGACTCATGGAAGCAAGAAACGCTCGCAGAGTGGTGGGGCTGGCAGGATGATATGCCAGCAACACTTGCCAAAGCAGACATTTTCTGCCTGCCATCTTACCGCGAAGGCGTACCGAATGCCCTGCTTGAAGCTTGCGCCAGCGGTATACCAATCGTGACAACTGACGTTCCCGGTTGCCGTGACGTAGTAAAACATGGAGTTAACGGTGTACTGGTTGCCCCGCGCGATTCTCTAGCATTGGCGAACGCACTGGAATTATTGCTGACCAACCCTGCTCTGCGTAGTACAATGGGTAAGGCTGGTCGTGATATCGCTCTTGATCAATTCAGTCTCTCACATATTATTTCCAAAAATCTTGGGGTATACAATCAAGTGCTTACGAAACACGTATAGGAATATCCAATCACAATGCCTAATATACAGCAGCGACACCTTCGGAGAATTTTATGATCCTGCAGTTTTTCGTGCCGCTTTTTTGGGCAACACTGATTACGCTGCTCATTACGCCTTTGAGTATTAAGATCGCCCAACGGTTTCAACTTGTTGATCATCCAAATAGCGCTCCGCATAAGATCCATTTATACCCCGTTCCCAAAGGCGGCGGAATCGCTATTGCCATCGTGGTATTTTCAATTACTATTGCAAACAGAGAATTGCAATCACAGGATATTCGCGCCATTTTAGCTGCGTCTGTTCTTATTCTCATATTTGGCATATGGGATGATATACGAGGCTTGTCAGCCAGTTGGAAATTAACCGGGCAAATCATCGCGGCTGCAGTTCTGATCCAGCAGGGTATTTTCATACACATGTTCGGACATCCCATCATCAACATCACAATTACAGTTTTTTGGATTGTGGGTATCACAAATGCCTTTAATTTAGTGGATAGCATGGATGGGTTGGCTGTTGGTCTTGCCGCAATCGCCTCTACATTTTTCCTGTTTGTCACCATCGATGCCGATCAATTACATTTCACTTATATAAGCACTCTCCTGCTAGGCAGCTGCATCGGTATGCTTTATTTCAACACTACGCCTGCCCGTACTTTTCTCGGAGATTCCGGCGCACAATTCCTAGGGTTTATGTTAGCAACATTAGCCATGGCATATAATCCCCCAGGCTTGCCACAGCCATCATCATGGTTTGTACCTATTCTATTATTAGGGGTTCCAATTTTTGATACCACCTTTGTAGTAGTCTCGCGCTTGCGACGAGGTTTACCTGTCTTCAAAGCCGGCCAGGATCATGTATATCACCGACTGACGCAATTAGGCATGTCCCCTACCCAAGCAGTGACAACAATGCACGTTGCTGCTTTACTTATCGGCTGCCTGGCATTTATTGCTTTACCTCTTCCACCTATACAGGCAAATTTACTATTTGCACTTACCTTGTTGTGTGGAGGGATCTCCGTGGTATTCTTGCAAAAGGGAAAATGACGGAGATTTCTCCACACACATTACAAGCCAATTAAAAAGATCAGATCATTGACATTCGTCCCACTTGGACCGGGCTTCAGCAAATCGCCTAATTTATCAAAGCAGACGTACGCATCATGCCTCGACAAGTGGTCTGCTGCGTCGACCCCAAGCATCTCAGCCCTTTGAGCGGATTCAAATGTCACCACCGCACCCGCCGCATCGGTGGGACCATCCTCGCCATCGGTTGCCAACGCGATCAGCATTACATTTTCCAAACCCCTTAAGTCAGCATGGCGGCTAACGCCAGTTCTTGATTTCTCCCGCCTTTGCCGTTACCTGTAATGGTCACTGTAGTCTCTCCACCTACGATCAAACAGAACGGACGAGTCATTTGTTCAGCGCTTACACGCAGACGATTAGCGAGCATCATCCCCACTTCACGCGCTTCACCTTGTAATTCGTTCGTCAAGATCTCAGCAGTAAAGCCTTCACGTTGCGCTTGTTCAAGCGCGGCTTGCGCGGCGAGTCGGTTATCGCCAATGATGATATTCTGATTCCGGAGTCCAACAGCTTGCTGTTGGAGAGACGGAGCACCAGAGCTCCTGACCCAAAATTCAAAATTGAATCCTGAAACCTGCCCGTCAATTTTATATTTCTTCAAGATATTCAAAGCATCTGCATTGGTTGTCGGGTTGGGGAATGTGGGACCAGATGCAATCGCTTCCGAGCGGATTCCCGATCACATCCGAAAGAATCAGCTGATAATTTTTCGCCTTCGTTGCATCGCCAATCCCCCACCTTTGACTTGATCAAGGCTGCGGCGAATCGTGTTGATCTCATCAATGCGCGCGCCACAAGATAACAACAACGATGTCAGTGTTTGCATATCTTCAAGCGAGATACCGTTATAGGGTGCAGTAACCAATGCCGAGCCGCCGCCGGAAATTAAACATACCAAGGTATCTTCTGCATTCAATGCAGAAACAAAATCTAAAACGCGTGTACCTGCTTCGAGTGAACGCGAGTCTGGGATGGGGTGACTGCCCAGGAAAACAGGAAACAGGTTCCGGCTGAGGGATGAAGCGTGTTTGCTGATGGCGAGTGCGCCGGAGAGTGGATATGCTTCCGCAAGGGCTGTCAGCATGGGGATGGAGGCTTTCCAATGGCTAATCCATATACGCGCCCCGGAAAGATTCGGAAGATGTTTTTGCACGGCTTTGTAGGATCAACAGCTTCGAGTGCGGCAAAAAGAATTCGCAAAACGCGCTCGTCTGTGAGGCTGTGAGTGGCGAAACTATTTGCATCCATATCTGTTATCATATCAGAATTATTTTTTTGGAGAGCGTATGTCGAAACCAAAGTTTTGTAACACGAGTGATTCCCGATAAGGGCTTGGAGCTTATAAAAGATTTTTGCGAAGTGGATCTGTGGGAAAGAGAGCTGCCGCCCAGCCGTGATGAATTGATGCACCGCGTGCAAGGCGTGGATGGTTTATTGTGTTTGCTGACGGATAAGATCGATGGTGAAGTGATGGATGCGGCGGGCGAGCAATTGAAGGTGATCAGTAATTTTGCAGTGGGCTACGATAACATCGATGTGAATGCCGCGACCGCGCGCAAATTGCCGGTGGGCAACACGCCCGATGTGCTGACCGATGCGACCGCCGATTTTGCTTTTACGTTGATGCTGAGTGCAGGGCGCCGCGTTCTTGAGGGCGATCGTTATGTGCGGGCTGGCAAATGGCAGACGTGGGGTCCGATGCTTTTGTTGGGCACCGAAATGCGCGGCTCAACGCTGGGGCTGGTTGGTTTTGGACGCATCGGCAAAGCCATGGCGCGCCGCGCAGTGGGATTTGATATGCGCGTGATCTATTACGACCCCAGTGAAGCAAGGCAAGATCCGGATGTAAAAGCAACACGTGTGGATTTTGAGACTCTGCTCGAAGAATCGGATTTCATCTCGCTGCATACGCCGCTGACGCCTGATACCCACCATTTGATCGACCTCGGAAGCCTTATCCATGATGAAGCCCAGCGCAGTGCTTGTGAACACATCACGCGGACCGGTTGTGGATATGGATGCGCTGTACGAAGCCTTGAAATTCAAACGCATCTTCGCGGCTGGACTCGATGTGACCGAGCCTGAACCTTTGCCTGCCGATCATCCATTATTGACACTGGATAATATTGTCATCGTGCCGCATATCGCCAGCGCCAGCAAAACGGCGCGCGATAAGATGGCATGGCTGGCTGCAAAGAATCTGATCGCCGGTTTGAAGGGTGATCATTTGCCGAATTGTGTGAATCCGCAGGTGTATAAGTAGTTTGATAGAGAGTTGATTAAAAGGTGCCCGCCGATTGGCGGGCACCTTTTGCACTTGCATTGCGCTTACTTATTATGTGGGACGGTGACTGTTGCTGTGGCAGTTACAGTCGCGCCACAGGTATTCGTAGCTTGGTATGTGATGGTGTAAATGCGACCACCGCCAGTGCCAGATCGTTCTGCGCGCAGTTTAATCGTATCGTTATCCACAATGACGATGTCATTGGCAGTATCGCCATCACCGAGGTCGTTATCAGGTTCGTTGGATGTAACTGATAACAACGTCACGAAGCAACATCGCTGGTGGATGTGAACGAAGCTTCCACCGTCTTGTACTTGTGATTAGGCGTGCAGAGCGAGTCGGGAGAGACAGTAACGCTTTAACGAAGGCGGTGTGCACAAGCCAACGATCACAGGATCATGATCCGAAACACGGAATTGATCTGGAGCGTAGAGCGAAGCGATCAGGTTAGCAGTCTTGAAATCAGTGTTGTAGTCGAGCACACTGGGTTCGTCTGAGTTGATATGATAATCGCCAACACCCGTGATCTGCGAC
The window above is part of the Candidatus Defluviilinea proxima genome. Proteins encoded here:
- a CDS encoding DUF4147 domain-containing protein, whose protein sequence is MLTALAEAYPLSGALAISKHASSLSRNLFPVFLGSHPIPDSRSLEAGTRVLDFVSALNAEDTLVCLISGGGSALVTAPYNGISLEDMQTLTSLLLSCGARIDEINTIRRSLDQVKGGGLAMQRRRKIIS
- a CDS encoding glycosyltransferase family 4 protein codes for the protein MIRVYQQVGPHIVHHFTIKPVIYGSIAAHVMKIPGIINSITGLGHLFIDSSLVARTLLWLAKWLYRFSLRRTQVIFENPEDRKVFIQNKFIKPEQSHLIPGTGVDVDRFQPTKKTSEIPLVLFSSRLLATKGLGEFIDAVRNLKQKGIQARFAIAGTVDPGNPASIQQGQLDSWKQETLAEWWGWQDDMPATLAKADIFCLPSYREGVPNALLEACASGIPIVTTDVPGCRDVVKHGVNGVLVAPRDSLALANALELLLTNPALRSTMGKAGRDIALDQFSLSHIISKNLGVYNQVLTKHV
- a CDS encoding undecaprenyl/decaprenyl-phosphate alpha-N-acetylglucosaminyl 1-phosphate transferase; this encodes MILQFFVPLFWATLITLLITPLSIKIAQRFQLVDHPNSAPHKIHLYPVPKGGGIAIAIVVFSITIANRELQSQDIRAILAASVLILIFGIWDDIRGLSASWKLTGQIIAAAVLIQQGIFIHMFGHPIINITITVFWIVGITNAFNLVDSMDGLAVGLAAIASTFFLFVTIDADQLHFTYISTLLLGSCIGMLYFNTTPARTFLGDSGAQFLGFMLATLAMAYNPPGLPQPSSWFVPILLLGVPIFDTTFVVVSRLRRGLPVFKAGQDHVYHRLTQLGMSPTQAVTTMHVAALLIGCLAFIALPLPPIQANLLFALTLLCGGISVVFLQKGK